The nucleotide sequence GCTTGATGTTCATGGACACTTCCCTGCGAAGGTCGCCTTCCACCTTGTGGTGATCCTCGATCTCCCTGCGGAGCTTCTGGGTCTCTTCCTCGGTGAGGTCCTTCACCCTGGTGTCGGGGTTCACCCCGGTGACCTGGATGATCTTCTTCGAAGTGGGAAGGCCTATTCCAAAAATATACGTCAACGCAATTTCCACACGCTTGTCTCTGGGTATGTCTACTCCGGCGATTCGGGCCATAGCCAGCCTTACCTCCTTGCACCCTGTCTCTGCTTATGGCGCGGATTCCTGCTGCAGATAATCCGCACGACACCCTTGCGCCGGATGACCCGGCAGAACTCGCACATCGGCTTGACCGAAGGTTTCACTTTCATCCATTCCACGCTCCTCTGGCAAAGAACTTAAAAACAGATGCCCTCTTCGGGGCTTCTGTAATTACCGCATTTTCTCCAAGCGTTAAATTATACAGTAGTATCGGTCAGAAGAAAATACTTTTTTGTCGGCGGGGTTCCGTTTTTGTCAAAACTTTTCAGGATCTTCTCTCCGGGTCCCCGCTATTTGTATCTATACACTATCCGGCCCCGTGCCAAGTCGTAGGGGGATATCTCCACCAGGACCTTGTCGCCCGGCAGAATGCGGATGAAATGAAGCCGCATTTTTCCGGAAACATGGGCGAGAATCCTGTGCCCGTTGTCGAGTTCCACCCGGAACATGGCATTTGGGAGAGGTTCGATCACTTTCCCCCGTACTTCTATCACGTCGTCTTTGTTGGACATGCGGTTTCTTCATCCTCCCTGCTGTTCATTTCGATAAAGGCCCGACAGAAGAGCCTGAAATCTTCCTGCGTCTATCCTTCCTTCCGACAGGATGCTTTGCGCGATTTCGTCAAGATACCATCCCGTGCGCTGCAGGTGGATCGTGTTTTTTGGCTTGGGTTTCGCGGGCGTGTACTTCCGCCCGTCCGCAAGATATACCCTTCGCCCGTCTTCCGAAATTCCGACGATCACATACCATCTGCCGGCGTCTTTTCCTTTACGGGAACGAACAACTTGACCGATTCTGCACAGGCTGTCGTCGGGAAGCTCATTCAGGCCCATGTCCACGGAGTAAGGATCTCCGGCTCTCCATCGCGGATGAGAACCGACTTTTCGAAATGAGCGGCATCGGAGCCGTCCACCGTCATGACCACCCACTGGTCACGGCCGACCTCGACTTCTTCGGCGCCGGCCATCACCATAGGCTCGATGGCCAAAGTCATTCCCGCTTTGAGTGTTATTCCCCGTCCCGGGCGCCCGTAATTGGGTATCTGGGGCGGTTCGTGCAGATGGGCGCCGATTCCGTGCCCCGAGTAATCCCGTACGAGGCCGAAGCCGTGGGGAGCGATGAAGCTCTCTACGGCATACCCGATGTCGCCCAGGGTATTGCCGGCTTTCGCCACGGATACCGCCTGCTCAAGGCTTCCCAGGGTAACGTCGAGAAGCTTCCGTCGGACGGCGTTCACCCGACCGACGGGGTAGGTGCATGCTGCGTCCCCATAGTACCCGGAATAGCAGGTCCCGACATCGATGCTGATAATGTCGCCTTCTTCAAGGCACCGGTCGCTGCTCGGAATGCCGTGAACAATTTCCCTGTTGATGGAAGCGCACACGGCCCCGGGAAAGGGCGAGGGAATACCGGGAACCCGGTATCCCTTGAAAGCGGGGGTCGCCCCGGCCTTCCGGATGAGATCCTCTGCCGCCCGGTCAATTTCGCCGGTGGTCACTCCGGGGCGAACGATTCCGCCGATCATGTCCAGCACGTCGGCCACGATCTTTCCCGCTTTCCGCATATAAACAAGTTCCGCTTCTTTTTTCAGTGTTATCATTCCGTACCGCCGATTACCGTCTCGAGTTCTTCGAGAAGAGAATAACCGTGCCGCGCCGAGGGGAGCCTCACGAACATGTGCTTCCCCTCGTAATAGGATATCACCGGCGCAGTCTGGTCGTAGAATACCTTCAGCCTTTTCCGGATGACTTCTTCACTGTCGTCTTCCCGCTGGTAGAGTTCTCCGCCGCACTTCTCGCAAAGGTCCCCCTTCGCCGAGGGCTTGAACTCCACGTTGTAGATCGCTCCGCAGGAGCGGCATGTTCTCCGCCCCGAGAGGCGCTTGACCACCGTTTCTTCGTCGACATCGAGGAGCACCACTTTATCAAGGCTGAGGTGCAACTCTTCTAGGATCTTCTCCAGGGCTTTCGCCTGGGGAACCGTCCGTGGAAAACCGTCGAGGATGAATCCCTTTTCGCAGTCGGGCTCCCGAAGCCTGTCCTCCATCATCGCGATGACGATGTCGTCCGGCACGAGCTTGCCTGCATCCATGTAGGACTGCGCTTTCATGCCCAGCGGAGTGTTGTTTTTCACGTTTTCGCGAAAAATATCTCCGGTGGAAATATGCGCCACAGGGTATTTCTTGTCGATTTCCGCCGCGAGCGTTCCTTTACCTGCCCCGGGTGAACCAAGAAGAATTATGCGCATTGTTCTTCTCCTTAAAAGCGAAGTAGTCCGCCGGCTTTATCCTTACGCTTGAGTATTCCCTCATAATGCCGCATAAGAAGCTGTCCCTCGATCTGGTGGACCGTGTCGAGAGCCACGCCGACGACGATGAGAACCGCCGTTCCGCCGAAGTAGAAGCTGGTGATCCCCATGAACTGGGTCATGAGGTTGGGAACGAGAGCCACGCCGGCGAGGAACACCGCGCCGCCCAGAGTGATCCGGCTCATCACTTTCTCAATGAAATCCGAGGTGGGCTTGCCCGGCCGGATTCCGAGAATGAAACCGCCGTACTTCTTCATGTTGTTCGCCACGTCCGAAGGGTTGAAGACCACCGCGGTGTAGAAATAGCTGAAGAAGATGATGAGCGCCACGTAGAAAAGGGTGTACACGACGCTGTCCGGCGCAAAGATGCGCTGGAAGAACAGGGCAATGTCTCCTGAGAAGAACTTTGCCACCGAGTAGGGGAACAGGAGCACCGAGGAGGAGAAGATGATGGGGATGACCCCCGCCTGGTTCACCTTCAGGGGTATGAAGGTGCTCTGTCCGCCGTAGATCTTGTTGCCGACCACCCGTTTTGCGTACTGCACCGGAAGCCGTCTCTGGCCTTCCTGCAGCATAATGCACCCGGCGATGACGCCCACCATGAGAATGAGGGCGATGAGGAGGACGAGGGCGTTCATTTCACCGAGCATGATCATGTTCCAGCTCTGGATGATGGCCTCGGGAACCCTTGCCACGATTCCGGCGAAGATGAGGAGCGAAATGCCGTTGCCGATGCCGTGGTCGGAGATTTCCTCGCCGAGCCACATGACGGCGATGGATCCCGCCGTTACGGTGGAAACCACCACCATGCCGTCGAAGAAGTGGCCGCTGAAGATACCCAGCCCCCGAAGCCAGAAGGTCATGCCCACCGCCTGGACAAGGGCGAAGAGAACCGCTGCGTAGCGTGTCCACTGGACGATCTTCTTTCTGCCGTCCTCACCTTCCTTCTGCATCTTCTCGAGAGCAGGGAAGATGACCACGAGCAGCTGCATGACGATGCTCGCGTTGATGTACGGGGCGACGCCGAGCGCGAAGATGCTGAACCGCCTCAGCGCGCCGCCCGCGAATATGTCGAGGAAACCAAGGACTCCCCCGCCGTCGAACAGGCGGGACATGGCCTCAGCGTCGATCCCGGGCGTCGGGACGTGGGCCCCCAGGCGGAAAATGAACAGCACCCCGAGGGAGAAGAGGATTCTTCTTTTCAGGTCAGGCAGTCTGAAGGCATCCCGGAAGGAATCGATCACTTAGATCACCTCGGCCTTCCCACCCGCTGCTTCGATCTTCGCTTTTGCCTGGGCGCTGAACGCCTGGGCCTGCACAGTGAGCGCCTTGTCAATATCACCCGAGGCAAGGACCTTCACGGGGATGTTGTCCTTCTGGACGAGGCGCGCTGCGTACATCTCGGAGAAGCCCACCGTCGCCCCAGCTTCGAACCTGGAGGAAAGGGATTCCACGTTGACGATCTGGAATTCCTTGGCGAATCTCGCGTTGTTGAAACCCTTCTTGGGAATGCGGCGCATCATGGGCATCTGTCCGCCCTCGAAACCGGGCCGGACTCCGCCGCCGCTCCTGGCCTTCTGTCCCTTGTGGCCTTTTCCCGCCGTTTTACCCGTTCCGCTTCCTATACCCTGCCCGAGCCTTTTCTTGCTCTTGCTCCTGGCTCCGGGTGCAGGGCGCAGTTCATGCAAGCTCATGGAGTGTCCCTCCCTAATTCTCCACGGCAACACATTCCACCAGGTGGCTGACCTTGTTGACCATGCCGCGGATCTGGGGGGTGTCGTCGTGTTCTACTGTCTGGTTGAGTTTGGTGAGACCAAGGGCACGGACGGTCCGCTTCTGGACCTCGGGCCTGCCGATGGAACTCCTCTTCCATGTGATTCGAAGCTTCGCCATGAGAATGCCTCCTACTCCGCCGCGGCTTCGGGGGTCTTCTTGCCCCTGAGCCGGAGAATTTCATCGGGGGTCCGCATCTCTTCGAGAGCCTGCATGGTAGCCCAGGCCACGTTGATTGCGTTGGAGGTCCGGCCGATGACCTTGGTCACCACGTCCTTCACTCCGCCGAGTTCCATGATGGCCCGGACCACTCCGCCAGCGATAACTCCCGTTCCCGGAACGGCAGGCTTGAGAAGTACCGAGGCCGCTCCGAAGACGCCGTTTACCGGGTGGGGAATGGTGTTCCCGATCCTCTTGAGCTCCACGAGGTTCTTGCCGGCCTTGTCGATACCCTTCCGGACAGCCTCGGAAATTTCCTTGGCCTTGCCCATGCCGATTCCCACGTACCGGTCACCGTCGCCGACCACAACGAGGACGCTGAACTTGAAGCGCTTGCCGCCCTTGACAACCTTGCTGACCCGGTTGATGGCAACGACACGCTCGGTAAGTTCCATCCCCTTGGCATCAATCTTTTTCCTGATCATCCTCTGCGCCTCCCCTTAGAACTTCAGGCCGGCTTCGCGGGCGGATTCCGCCAGAGCCTTCACCTTGCCGTGGAACATGTGCCCGCCCCTGTCGAAGACCACCGACGTGATGCCCTTGGCGAGAGCGCGTTCAGCAGCAACTTTTCCGACTGCCTTGGCGGCTTCCGTATTGCATGTTCCGGCGA is from Aminivibrio pyruvatiphilus and encodes:
- the rpsM gene encoding 30S ribosomal protein S13, which produces MARIAGVDIPRDKRVEIALTYIFGIGLPTSKKIIQVTGVNPDTRVKDLTEEETQKLRREIEDHHKVEGDLRREVSMNIKRLMDIGCYRGQRHKLGLPVRGQKTKTNARTRKGPRRTVAGKKMATK
- the rpmJ gene encoding 50S ribosomal protein L36, whose product is MKVKPSVKPMCEFCRVIRRKGVVRIICSRNPRHKQRQGARR
- the infA gene encoding translation initiation factor IF-1, which produces MSNKDDVIEVRGKVIEPLPNAMFRVELDNGHRILAHVSGKMRLHFIRILPGDKVLVEISPYDLARGRIVYRYK
- a CDS encoding KOW domain-containing RNA-binding protein; its protein translation is MDMGLNELPDDSLCRIGQVVRSRKGKDAGRWYVIVGISEDGRRVYLADGRKYTPAKPKPKNTIHLQRTGWYLDEIAQSILSEGRIDAGRFQALLSGLYRNEQQGG
- the map gene encoding type I methionyl aminopeptidase — its product is MITLKKEAELVYMRKAGKIVADVLDMIGGIVRPGVTTGEIDRAAEDLIRKAGATPAFKGYRVPGIPSPFPGAVCASINREIVHGIPSSDRCLEEGDIISIDVGTCYSGYYGDAACTYPVGRVNAVRRKLLDVTLGSLEQAVSVAKAGNTLGDIGYAVESFIAPHGFGLVRDYSGHGIGAHLHEPPQIPNYGRPGRGITLKAGMTLAIEPMVMAGAEEVEVGRDQWVVMTVDGSDAAHFEKSVLIRDGEPEILTPWTWA
- a CDS encoding adenylate kinase; the encoded protein is MRIILLGSPGAGKGTLAAEIDKKYPVAHISTGDIFRENVKNNTPLGMKAQSYMDAGKLVPDDIVIAMMEDRLREPDCEKGFILDGFPRTVPQAKALEKILEELHLSLDKVVLLDVDEETVVKRLSGRRTCRSCGAIYNVEFKPSAKGDLCEKCGGELYQREDDSEEVIRKRLKVFYDQTAPVISYYEGKHMFVRLPSARHGYSLLEELETVIGGTE
- the secY gene encoding preprotein translocase subunit SecY, yielding MIDSFRDAFRLPDLKRRILFSLGVLFIFRLGAHVPTPGIDAEAMSRLFDGGGVLGFLDIFAGGALRRFSIFALGVAPYINASIVMQLLVVIFPALEKMQKEGEDGRKKIVQWTRYAAVLFALVQAVGMTFWLRGLGIFSGHFFDGMVVVSTVTAGSIAVMWLGEEISDHGIGNGISLLIFAGIVARVPEAIIQSWNMIMLGEMNALVLLIALILMVGVIAGCIMLQEGQRRLPVQYAKRVVGNKIYGGQSTFIPLKVNQAGVIPIIFSSSVLLFPYSVAKFFSGDIALFFQRIFAPDSVVYTLFYVALIIFFSYFYTAVVFNPSDVANNMKKYGGFILGIRPGKPTSDFIEKVMSRITLGGAVFLAGVALVPNLMTQFMGITSFYFGGTAVLIVVGVALDTVHQIEGQLLMRHYEGILKRKDKAGGLLRF
- the rplO gene encoding 50S ribosomal protein L15, producing MSLHELRPAPGARSKSKKRLGQGIGSGTGKTAGKGHKGQKARSGGGVRPGFEGGQMPMMRRIPKKGFNNARFAKEFQIVNVESLSSRFEAGATVGFSEMYAARLVQKDNIPVKVLASGDIDKALTVQAQAFSAQAKAKIEAAGGKAEVI
- the rpmD gene encoding 50S ribosomal protein L30, whose translation is MAKLRITWKRSSIGRPEVQKRTVRALGLTKLNQTVEHDDTPQIRGMVNKVSHLVECVAVEN
- the rpsE gene encoding 30S ribosomal protein S5, whose amino-acid sequence is MIRKKIDAKGMELTERVVAINRVSKVVKGGKRFKFSVLVVVGDGDRYVGIGMGKAKEISEAVRKGIDKAGKNLVELKRIGNTIPHPVNGVFGAASVLLKPAVPGTGVIAGGVVRAIMELGGVKDVVTKVIGRTSNAINVAWATMQALEEMRTPDEILRLRGKKTPEAAAE